The following are from one region of the Vulpes vulpes isolate BD-2025 chromosome 14, VulVul3, whole genome shotgun sequence genome:
- the PACRGL gene encoding PACRG-like protein isoform X4, with amino-acid sequence MNVKCDSRRSNREAMQKPECPGGVQLRNRKAANGDQRTSSSVHRTTVQQSSSSSSTSSPETARKLHPRPSDKLNPKTINPFGEQSRAPSAFAAIYSKGGIPCRLVHGSVKHRLQWECPPENLPFDPLLITLAEGLRETRHPYTFVSKEGFRELLLVQGAAEKAVPLLPRLIPVLKAALVHLDDEVFARGLNALVQLSVVVGPSLNDHLKHLLTSGSLIIIKSKIPTYCSICC; translated from the exons ATGAATGTGAAGTGTGATAGTAGGAG GAGTAACAGGGAAGCAATGCAGAAACCAGAGTGCCCTGGAGGCGTACAGTTGAGAAACAGAAAGGCAG CTAACGGTGATCAAAGGACATCATCAAGTGTACATAGGACCACAGTTCAACAAAGCAGCTCCTCATCATCAACCAGTTCTCCAGAGACTGCGAGAAAGCTTCATCCTCGACCAAGTGATAAACTTAACCCTAAGACAATTAACCCG tttggtgAACAGTCACGAGCTCCTTCTGCGTTTGCAGCCATTTACTCTAAAGGAGGTATTCCTTGCAG GTTGGTCCACGGTTCAGTGAAACACAGATTGCAGTGGGAATGTCCTCCCGAAAACCTTCCATTTGATCCTCTTCTTATTACTCTAGCTGAG GGTTTGAGAGAGACTAGACACCCATACACCTTTGTGTCGAAGGAGGGTTTCAGAGAATTACTGTTGGTGCAAGGAGCTGCTGAGAAAGCTGTACCTTTGCTTCCGAGACTGATTCCTGTGCTAAAGGCAGCTCTG GTCCACCTGGATGATGAAGTGTTTGCAAGAGGACTGAATGCTCTCGTGCAGCTTAGCGTCGTTGTTGGTCCTTCTCTAAATGACCATCTGAAACATCTGCTTACAAGT gGCAGCCTTATCATCATCAAATCTAAAATTCCAACGTATTGCTCCATATGCTGTTGA
- the PACRGL gene encoding PACRG-like protein isoform X2, translating to MNVKCDSRRSNREAMQKPECPGGVQLRNRKAANGDQRTSSSVHRTTVQQSSSSSSTSSPETARKLHPRPSDKLNPKTINPFGEQSRAPSAFAAIYSKGGIPCRLVHGSVKHRLQWECPPENLPFDPLLITLAEGLRETRHPYTFVSKEGFRELLLVQGAAEKAVPLLPRLIPVLKAALVHLDDEVFARGLNALVQLSVVVGPSLNDHLKHLLTSLSKRLRDKKFKEPITSALQKLEQHGGSGSLIIIKSKIPTYCSICC from the exons ATGAATGTGAAGTGTGATAGTAGGAG GAGTAACAGGGAAGCAATGCAGAAACCAGAGTGCCCTGGAGGCGTACAGTTGAGAAACAGAAAGGCAG CTAACGGTGATCAAAGGACATCATCAAGTGTACATAGGACCACAGTTCAACAAAGCAGCTCCTCATCATCAACCAGTTCTCCAGAGACTGCGAGAAAGCTTCATCCTCGACCAAGTGATAAACTTAACCCTAAGACAATTAACCCG tttggtgAACAGTCACGAGCTCCTTCTGCGTTTGCAGCCATTTACTCTAAAGGAGGTATTCCTTGCAG GTTGGTCCACGGTTCAGTGAAACACAGATTGCAGTGGGAATGTCCTCCCGAAAACCTTCCATTTGATCCTCTTCTTATTACTCTAGCTGAG GGTTTGAGAGAGACTAGACACCCATACACCTTTGTGTCGAAGGAGGGTTTCAGAGAATTACTGTTGGTGCAAGGAGCTGCTGAGAAAGCTGTACCTTTGCTTCCGAGACTGATTCCTGTGCTAAAGGCAGCTCTG GTCCACCTGGATGATGAAGTGTTTGCAAGAGGACTGAATGCTCTCGTGCAGCTTAGCGTCGTTGTTGGTCCTTCTCTAAATGACCATCTGAAACATCTGCTTACAAGT CTTTCCAAGAGACTAAGGGATAAGAAATTCAAAGAGCCAATCACCAGTGCATTACAGAAGCTGGAGCAGCATGGCGGAAGC gGCAGCCTTATCATCATCAAATCTAAAATTCCAACGTATTGCTCCATATGCTGTTGA
- the PACRGL gene encoding PACRG-like protein isoform X3 — protein sequence MQKPECPGGVQLRNRKAANGDQRTSSSVHRTTVQQSSSSSSTSSPETARKLHPRPSDKLNPKTINPFGEQSRAPSAFAAIYSKGGIPCRLVHGSVKHRLQWECPPENLPFDPLLITLAEGLRETRHPYTFVSKEGFRELLLVQGAAEKAVPLLPRLIPVLKAALVHLDDEVFARGLNALVQLSVVVGPSLNDHLKHLLTSLSKRLRDKKFKEPITSALQKLEQHGGSVSKTSFLKPHFLYLHSTKWTV from the exons ATGCAGAAACCAGAGTGCCCTGGAGGCGTACAGTTGAGAAACAGAAAGGCAG CTAACGGTGATCAAAGGACATCATCAAGTGTACATAGGACCACAGTTCAACAAAGCAGCTCCTCATCATCAACCAGTTCTCCAGAGACTGCGAGAAAGCTTCATCCTCGACCAAGTGATAAACTTAACCCTAAGACAATTAACCCG tttggtgAACAGTCACGAGCTCCTTCTGCGTTTGCAGCCATTTACTCTAAAGGAGGTATTCCTTGCAG GTTGGTCCACGGTTCAGTGAAACACAGATTGCAGTGGGAATGTCCTCCCGAAAACCTTCCATTTGATCCTCTTCTTATTACTCTAGCTGAG GGTTTGAGAGAGACTAGACACCCATACACCTTTGTGTCGAAGGAGGGTTTCAGAGAATTACTGTTGGTGCAAGGAGCTGCTGAGAAAGCTGTACCTTTGCTTCCGAGACTGATTCCTGTGCTAAAGGCAGCTCTG GTCCACCTGGATGATGAAGTGTTTGCAAGAGGACTGAATGCTCTCGTGCAGCTTAGCGTCGTTGTTGGTCCTTCTCTAAATGACCATCTGAAACATCTGCTTACAAGT CTTTCCAAGAGACTAAGGGATAAGAAATTCAAAGAGCCAATCACCAGTGCATTACAGAAGCTGGAGCAGCATGGCGGAAGCGTAAGTAAAACATCATTCCTtaagccacattttctttacttgCACTCTACAAAGTGGACTGTGTAA
- the PACRGL gene encoding PACRG-like protein isoform X1, translating into MNVKCDSRRSNREAMQKPECPGGVQLRNRKAANGDQRTSSSVHRTTVQQSSSSSSTSSPETARKLHPRPSDKLNPKTINPFGEQSRAPSAFAAIYSKGGIPCRLVHGSVKHRLQWECPPENLPFDPLLITLAEGLRETRHPYTFVSKEGFRELLLVQGAAEKAVPLLPRLIPVLKAALVHLDDEVFARGLNALVQLSVVVGPSLNDHLKHLLTSLSKRLRDKKFKEPITSALQKLEQHGGSVSKTSFLKPHFLYLHSTKWTV; encoded by the exons ATGAATGTGAAGTGTGATAGTAGGAG GAGTAACAGGGAAGCAATGCAGAAACCAGAGTGCCCTGGAGGCGTACAGTTGAGAAACAGAAAGGCAG CTAACGGTGATCAAAGGACATCATCAAGTGTACATAGGACCACAGTTCAACAAAGCAGCTCCTCATCATCAACCAGTTCTCCAGAGACTGCGAGAAAGCTTCATCCTCGACCAAGTGATAAACTTAACCCTAAGACAATTAACCCG tttggtgAACAGTCACGAGCTCCTTCTGCGTTTGCAGCCATTTACTCTAAAGGAGGTATTCCTTGCAG GTTGGTCCACGGTTCAGTGAAACACAGATTGCAGTGGGAATGTCCTCCCGAAAACCTTCCATTTGATCCTCTTCTTATTACTCTAGCTGAG GGTTTGAGAGAGACTAGACACCCATACACCTTTGTGTCGAAGGAGGGTTTCAGAGAATTACTGTTGGTGCAAGGAGCTGCTGAGAAAGCTGTACCTTTGCTTCCGAGACTGATTCCTGTGCTAAAGGCAGCTCTG GTCCACCTGGATGATGAAGTGTTTGCAAGAGGACTGAATGCTCTCGTGCAGCTTAGCGTCGTTGTTGGTCCTTCTCTAAATGACCATCTGAAACATCTGCTTACAAGT CTTTCCAAGAGACTAAGGGATAAGAAATTCAAAGAGCCAATCACCAGTGCATTACAGAAGCTGGAGCAGCATGGCGGAAGCGTAAGTAAAACATCATTCCTtaagccacattttctttacttgCACTCTACAAAGTGGACTGTGTAA